The genomic window GCAGTTTACGCCTCGATAATCCTTGCGCTTCTCACCCTGTTTCTGCTTGGCGCGTATCTTGCACACATCTCTGATGAACGGCTGATCCTGCATGGTACAAAGATGCTCGTAATTGGGATCATCACGATCATCACATGCACTGTGGTGATCAGTCTGATCTGAGCATCCAAAAATCTTATCATCATTGCTATCAATCTTGAACCATGCCGAGTCCGATGGAAGTATATCAACTTCTTCCGATGACAAACTGCAAGAAGTGCGGTGAGTCAACCTGTATGGCGTTTGCCGTGAAGCTGATAAGTGGCGAGAAGGAGCTTGAGTTATGCACACCACTATTTGAGGAGGATAAGTACAAGGATAAGCTTGAAAAGCTCCAGGAGATGTTTGCAACCGTTGAAGGCGCGACAGAGACTGGACTTTTGATCGATACCAATAAATGCACAGGCTGTGGTAACTGTGTCGTTGCATGTCCTGTAAACGTTGCAAACGATCCGCATGGAGCTGCGATAGGCAGAGGTCCAACGAATGATAAGGTGATTCTTAAGGTCAAGGATGGAGTGGTTGTATCGTCGAACGTCCATGAGTGCAGGCGGTTTGGGAAGAACCGTATCCAGTGCGATCTCTGCATCGTGACATGTCCCTCTGGTGCGATTGAGTTTGTGTGATACAGATCGTTAGACGGAGATGAAAGAGATGAATAACTCCAAAGACAATTCCAATTTGTTGACAACAACTTGTCCGGGCTGTTCATGCCTGTGTGATGATATAGAGGTATCAGTCGAGGATTCAAAGATAAAAGGTGTCAGTAATGCGTGCAGGAAGGGTGCATCACTATTCCTGAATGCAAACTCTGCTCCATGCGATATCGAGACAGCGATTGATGGTGCGATCAGGATCTTAAAAGAAGCCAGAAACCCCGCGATCTTCGGTCTTGATAATACAACACTTGAAGCACAGCATGTGGCAATCAAACTTGCCAGGAAACTTGATTGCATGATCGAGGACTACTCACAAATCAGATATGGCAACCTCTTTGAAC from Candidatus Syntrophoarchaeum caldarius includes these protein-coding regions:
- a CDS encoding tRNA CCA-pyrophosphorylase; the encoded protein is MEVYQLLPMTNCKKCGESTCMAFAVKLISGEKELELCTPLFEEDKYKDKLEKLQEMFATVEGATETGLLIDTNKCTGCGNCVVACPVNVANDPHGAAIGRGPTNDKVILKVKDGVVVSSNVHECRRFGKNRIQCDLCIVTCPSGAIEFV